A stretch of Lactiplantibacillus brownii DNA encodes these proteins:
- a CDS encoding polyprenyl synthetase family protein yields the protein MQATQLHPIWHDYPTLQPELKQVMQLMNDNINISDTAITEAILEMIHSGGKLLRPAYCLLFSQFKSTDRQRMIALAASLETLHTATLIHDDIIDDATLRRHTTSIQAQFGKDVAVYAGDYLFVVVFKILSHYSSSFKSIQLNSSKMEKILVGEVQQKDRHYHIDITMAQYQEQIQGKTAELFALSCFLGAFESGTSDRFAARAQKAGMAIGMAFQILDDILDYQETSHEIGKPILEDVVEGVYTSPLIFALQTDARRELLPLLRLQGNISQTDLERVQQLVIDAGGVTQAQALATKYTNDALKLLNKLPAVPARDNLIRLTQQLLTRHN from the coding sequence ATGCAAGCAACGCAATTACATCCAATCTGGCACGATTACCCGACACTTCAGCCGGAACTAAAACAGGTCATGCAGTTGATGAACGACAATATCAATATTTCGGATACGGCCATTACCGAAGCCATTTTGGAAATGATTCATAGTGGTGGTAAGCTGTTACGCCCCGCTTATTGTTTATTATTTTCGCAATTTAAGTCCACAGATCGGCAGCGAATGATCGCGTTGGCAGCTTCCCTAGAAACACTGCACACGGCCACCCTGATCCATGATGATATTATTGACGATGCTACGCTCCGACGCCATACGACGAGCATTCAGGCCCAATTTGGGAAAGATGTCGCCGTTTATGCTGGCGATTACTTGTTCGTTGTTGTTTTCAAGATTTTGTCTCATTATTCTAGTAGTTTTAAGAGTATTCAATTGAACTCTTCAAAAATGGAAAAAATTTTAGTCGGCGAGGTCCAGCAAAAAGATCGACATTATCATATTGATATCACCATGGCACAGTATCAGGAACAGATCCAAGGGAAAACAGCCGAATTATTTGCGCTCAGCTGTTTCTTAGGGGCCTTCGAATCTGGCACTAGCGATCGTTTCGCTGCGCGGGCCCAAAAAGCCGGGATGGCGATTGGGATGGCTTTTCAGATTCTCGATGATATTCTCGACTATCAAGAAACTAGTCACGAAATTGGCAAACCAATTTTGGAAGATGTCGTCGAAGGGGTGTACACCTCACCATTGATCTTCGCATTACAGACAGATGCTCGACGCGAGTTATTACCCTTACTACGTTTACAAGGTAATATTAGCCAAACTGACTTAGAACGTGTTCAGCAGCTCGTCATTGACGCTGGTGGTGTGACACAAGCACAAGCGCTTGCCACCAAGTACACCAATGACGCACTCAAACTCTTAAACAAGTTACCAGCTGTTCCAGCGCGTGATAACTTGATTCGTCTAACACAACAGTTACTCACACGCCATAATTAA
- a CDS encoding DNA-directed RNA polymerase subunit alpha, whose translation MIEFEKPNIHKIDENDNYGKFVVEPLERGYGTTLGNSLRRILLSSLPGAAVTSIQIDGVLHEFSTVEGVTEDVTAIILNVKKIALKLESDETKTLEIDVKGPANVTAGDIIGDADVEVLNPDLAICTVADGAHFHMRMTANTGRGYVSAEDNKHREDDMPIGVLPVDSLYSPIERVNYQVENTRVGQRDDFDKLTLDVWTNGSITPSEAISLSAKILTDHLSIFVNLTDEAKNTDVMVEKEETHKEKMLEMTIEELDLSVRSYNCLKRAGINTVQELTNKTEADMMKVRNLGRKSLEEVKAKLADLGLSLRKED comes from the coding sequence ATGATTGAATTTGAAAAACCTAACATTCATAAAATTGATGAAAACGACAACTATGGTAAGTTTGTTGTAGAACCACTTGAACGTGGTTATGGTACAACTTTAGGGAATTCACTTCGTCGGATTCTTCTTTCTTCTTTACCTGGCGCTGCTGTTACCAGTATTCAAATTGATGGTGTGCTTCATGAATTTTCAACGGTTGAAGGGGTAACGGAAGACGTTACGGCCATCATCTTGAATGTGAAGAAGATCGCACTTAAGTTGGAATCAGACGAAACTAAGACATTGGAAATCGATGTTAAGGGTCCTGCGAACGTTACTGCCGGTGATATCATTGGTGATGCGGACGTTGAAGTCTTGAATCCAGACTTGGCAATTTGTACGGTAGCAGACGGGGCACACTTCCATATGCGTATGACCGCTAATACTGGTCGTGGTTATGTTTCCGCTGAGGATAACAAACATCGTGAAGATGATATGCCAATTGGCGTTTTGCCTGTTGATTCATTGTATTCTCCAATCGAACGTGTCAACTACCAAGTTGAAAATACGCGGGTTGGTCAACGTGATGATTTCGATAAGTTAACCTTAGACGTTTGGACAAATGGTTCAATCACTCCAAGTGAAGCCATTAGTCTATCAGCCAAAATCCTGACTGATCACCTTTCAATCTTCGTAAATCTCACTGATGAAGCTAAAAATACTGACGTGATGGTTGAGAAGGAAGAAACGCATAAGGAAAAGATGTTAGAAATGACGATTGAAGAGTTAGATCTCTCCGTTCGTTCATACAATTGTTTGAAACGTGCTGGTATCAACACGGTTCAAGAATTAACTAACAAAACTGAAGCTGATATGATGAAGGTTCGCAACCTTGGACGCAAGTCACTTGAGGAAGTTAAAGCAAAATTAGCTGACCTTGGGTTATCATTACGCAAAGAAGACTAA
- the rplQ gene encoding 50S ribosomal protein L17 gives MSYRKLQRTSSQRRALLRDLTSALVVNGRIETTEARAKEVRSTTDKMISLAKKGDLHARRQAAAFMRDIVADVKEEDDNVTVQTALQKLFSDLAPKYADRNGGYTRIYKTMPRRGDGAQMVVLELVD, from the coding sequence ATGAGTTACCGTAAATTACAACGTACAAGTTCACAACGTCGTGCCTTACTTCGCGATTTAACAAGTGCATTGGTCGTAAACGGCCGTATCGAAACAACTGAAGCTCGCGCTAAAGAAGTTCGTTCAACGACTGATAAGATGATTTCATTGGCTAAGAAGGGCGATTTACATGCTCGTCGTCAAGCTGCTGCTTTCATGCGCGACATTGTTGCTGATGTTAAAGAAGAAGACGACAACGTCACTGTACAAACTGCATTGCAAAAGCTATTTAGTGACTTAGCTCCTAAATATGCTGATCGCAATGGTGGTTACACACGAATTTACAAGACTATGCCTCGTCGTGGCGACGGTGCACAAATGGTTGTCTTGGAACTCGTTGACTAA